AAATATAGTAAGCAACTTTTTGTTGCGAGCTGCTCAAACTCGGATATTTTTCTCTGATACGTTCATTGATCTTCATCTTATTCAGTCCTAGATGCTAGTTTAGGTTCCAAGGCAGATAGAAGTTCGCCGATCCCTGTGATGATACTTTCATGGTTCACTTCCTCAATTCCGGTTCTGCCATAGGGGTTTATTAATACGCACGCCATGCCAACTTTCCCGCTACCAATCACGTCATCATAGTAGTTATCTCCAACGTATACACAGTCTTCCGCTCTCACCTTAGCTTGCTGTAGTGCATACGTAAAAATACGCTCGTCCGGCTTTTCAATCTGCAATTCAGAGGAAATGACAACCTCATCCAAATAAGGCATGATACCGGTTTTTTCAAGCACATCCCGAGCCGTATTATTCCAGTTACTAATGAGACCAATCCCAAAGCCCTTCTCTTTTAATGCAGCTAAGGTAGGAATCGTCTCCGGAAAGGCCTCCCATTCACCTTTCGGCTGACTCGGATCGTAAGGGCTTATGAGTGCTTGTGGCATTTGCTCCATCGTGAT
The nucleotide sequence above comes from Litoribacterium kuwaitense. Encoded proteins:
- a CDS encoding HAD family hydrolase, with protein sequence MIWFDLGNTLVYVRREEIYQKKLIEIGVHKTIADLHMAFHLTDKYFMREHPGLLGKRYEVFAEDYYQTLHQHLNITMEQMPQALISPYDPSQPKGEWEAFPETIPTLAALKEKGFGIGLISNWNNTARDVLEKTGIMPYLDEVVISSELQIEKPDERIFTYALQQAKVRAEDCVYVGDNYYDDVIGSGKVGMACVLINPYGRTGIEEVNHESIITGIGELLSALEPKLASRTE